One Chryseobacterium sp. StRB126 genomic region harbors:
- a CDS encoding RagB/SusD family nutrient uptake outer membrane protein translates to MKYNTYTILVAGMLMLFLLPGCEKMVEIDPPTDQINTAAVFEDTHTAEAALANLMAEIRDNSMFSGGSNGLAAFLSSYTDELDAYFISNTNAAQDIYHNQQLSGNISVELIWRNAYKEIYMANSIAEGLEKASSIPVNARQRIAGTALLVRSMIYFNLQRLFGDVPYTETTDFTINKSLQRMPENQVLDHLEKDLLKSAAMLADEYTSTERLYPNRKVAQLVLAEVYLSRQKWAEAEQMGREVVSSPMYSFEEDVKKVFLNTGKHILWQMKPQNENDGTAEALQYYFTNAAPSSYALSADLMASFSDADLRKQFWTLPVSFNGKTWYRAYKYKNLAPNTTEYSVLFRLEEGYCILAEAVARQGKIAEAAIYLNRIRQRAGLAAVTAGLAQDMFFNELLEEKRREFFTEKGQRFFDLKRIGKLQQLTALKSNWKPYHRLWPIPLNELLLNPNLNPQNEGY, encoded by the coding sequence ATGAAATATAATACCTATACAATATTGGTAGCGGGGATGCTAATGTTGTTTCTGCTGCCCGGTTGTGAAAAGATGGTGGAAATTGATCCGCCCACTGACCAGATCAATACTGCTGCGGTGTTTGAAGATACCCACACAGCAGAGGCCGCATTGGCTAATCTAATGGCAGAAATAAGGGATAATTCCATGTTTTCGGGAGGAAGTAACGGCCTCGCAGCCTTTTTATCAAGCTATACCGATGAACTGGATGCCTACTTCATCAGTAATACCAATGCAGCCCAGGATATTTATCATAACCAGCAGCTTTCAGGGAATATCAGTGTGGAACTGATATGGCGCAATGCTTATAAAGAAATTTATATGGCGAACTCCATTGCAGAAGGGCTGGAAAAGGCATCATCCATACCGGTGAATGCCAGGCAGCGTATTGCCGGAACGGCTCTCTTGGTGCGTTCAATGATCTATTTTAATCTTCAGCGTTTATTTGGGGATGTACCTTACACGGAAACAACCGATTTTACAATCAATAAAAGCCTTCAGAGGATGCCGGAAAATCAAGTGCTGGATCACCTTGAAAAGGACCTTCTGAAATCTGCAGCTATGCTGGCTGATGAGTATACATCAACAGAAAGGTTATATCCTAACCGTAAAGTGGCACAGCTGGTTTTGGCTGAAGTGTATCTGTCCCGGCAAAAGTGGGCGGAAGCAGAACAGATGGGTAGAGAAGTGGTCAGCAGCCCAATGTATAGTTTTGAGGAGGATGTAAAGAAAGTGTTTTTAAACACAGGAAAACATATCCTCTGGCAGATGAAGCCTCAGAATGAAAATGATGGCACCGCTGAGGCTTTACAGTATTATTTTACCAATGCTGCACCTTCTTCCTATGCGCTTTCAGCGGATCTTATGGCTTCTTTCTCTGATGCAGACCTTAGAAAGCAGTTCTGGACACTTCCTGTGAGTTTTAACGGAAAGACATGGTACAGGGCCTATAAGTATAAAAACCTCGCCCCCAATACGACAGAGTATTCGGTTCTTTTCAGGTTGGAAGAGGGATATTGTATCCTGGCTGAAGCGGTGGCCCGGCAGGGAAAAATCGCAGAAGCAGCTATTTATCTTAACCGTATAAGACAAAGAGCAGGTCTTGCTGCTGTTACAGCAGGTCTAGCGCAGGATATGTTCTTTAATGAACTCCTGGAGGAAAAGCGGCGGGAATTCTTTACGGAGAAAGGACAGCGGTTCTTTGACCTGAAAAGAATAGGAAAGCTGCAGCAGCTTACCGCCCTAAAATCTAACTGGAAGCCTTACCACAGGCTTTGGCCCATACCCCTTAATGAACTGTTACTCAACCCTAATTTAAATCCCCAGAATGAAGGCTATTAA
- a CDS encoding alpha/beta hydrolase family protein produces MKAIKLLYIMILLFSIDAISQTVKKDRFNPRYHNLRYTIMFPETSPDGKWTAFRKTYEESRDTIVLVDRKKAENVKQYAGVTKFYFTGRSNLLLIRKGSAEMINLNSGVSKSWNQIVSSEFVKSQNTWLVLRGTSSSGTDLEIWKEGDPADRYKNVTSFFVKGSDVFFVKKEAGKNLLYDLRMPEKAIYSTDQKILDCRWSDKGGSAWITEKNGKTDLVYISKTQEAFHLSSDTSRDFKAATISRLGTGERFLVRLTYGDDPDKLPGNPDIWNADDRKLELKFHGGESEEIAVWDPKLRSLRMDTDDKALEKINIGDSMYVISYNYYKNQDYVNQYPEFDLYRYEVGNGKQQYIGKGGYILYYGSTGRFILSNPGNNWVLYDLYTLAEKKLKIADTGDPYFSEDDQYILFETEGRLLRYQTDTGDLVKISLLDGFRSTIVNPIQGEGISGYPNGGQNLYNSKEPLIIKMYDKKNDLTAILSYSCQSGKKVMLQAPTRERIDKIEHKNGILLEACIEDYNVPAYIKVFNGLKAKIIYKSNRKDMEVGRIRSERISYKNSEGVDLTGILYYPLDFTDLKRYPMITIVYARQSHFGNQYLRDGFFERTEGLNIRSYLEGGYFVFLPDIVFDKRGTGFSALDCVNSALDAVAGLKSIDFKRLGLIGYSHGGYETNFIATHSDRFKAYASGAGNSDLVRSYFSYNYNFLRPFYWQFENGQYKMPGSFKDYKELYIQNSPIYSVSEISAPIFLWTGVNDRNIDWNQVMEFYIGLKRNKKEVVALFYQNEAHGFLKRSNKIDIARRVEQWFEYHLKDGIKADWMKGSDKRD; encoded by the coding sequence ATGAAGGCTATTAAACTATTATACATCATGATCCTGCTTTTTTCTATAGACGCGATCAGCCAGACGGTTAAAAAAGACAGGTTTAATCCTAGGTATCACAATCTCCGTTATACAATAATGTTTCCGGAAACATCACCCGACGGAAAGTGGACCGCATTCCGGAAGACCTATGAGGAAAGCAGGGACACCATCGTTTTGGTAGACCGTAAAAAGGCTGAGAACGTGAAACAGTATGCGGGGGTAACCAAATTTTATTTTACAGGCCGTTCAAATCTTCTTTTAATAAGAAAGGGCAGTGCTGAAATGATTAACCTTAATTCAGGAGTGAGTAAAAGTTGGAATCAGATAGTCAGTTCAGAATTTGTAAAGTCTCAGAATACATGGTTGGTGTTAAGGGGAACTTCATCTTCAGGGACTGATCTGGAAATCTGGAAGGAGGGAGATCCGGCGGACAGATATAAAAATGTTACAAGCTTTTTTGTAAAAGGGAGTGATGTGTTTTTTGTGAAAAAGGAAGCCGGGAAAAACCTGCTGTATGATCTGCGGATGCCAGAAAAAGCAATCTACTCAACTGATCAGAAAATACTGGATTGCAGATGGTCGGACAAGGGGGGCAGTGCATGGATTACAGAAAAAAATGGAAAAACGGATCTGGTTTATATTAGCAAAACCCAAGAGGCATTTCATCTGAGCAGTGATACGAGCCGGGACTTTAAAGCGGCCACAATTTCCCGGCTGGGAACCGGAGAGCGTTTTCTGGTCAGGCTCACCTATGGTGATGATCCAGATAAGCTTCCTGGTAATCCTGATATCTGGAATGCGGATGATCGTAAACTTGAACTGAAGTTTCATGGTGGGGAGTCGGAAGAAATAGCAGTCTGGGATCCGAAGCTGCGCAGTCTGAGAATGGATACTGATGATAAAGCGCTGGAGAAAATCAATATTGGAGACAGCATGTATGTTATCAGTTATAATTATTATAAAAATCAGGATTATGTAAACCAGTACCCTGAGTTTGATTTGTACCGGTATGAAGTAGGGAATGGAAAACAGCAATATATCGGGAAGGGAGGGTATATCCTCTATTACGGATCTACAGGAAGGTTTATACTGTCTAATCCCGGCAATAATTGGGTGCTTTATGATTTGTATACACTGGCTGAAAAAAAGTTAAAAATAGCAGATACGGGAGATCCCTATTTCTCAGAAGATGATCAATATATCCTGTTTGAAACAGAGGGCAGGTTGTTGCGGTATCAAACAGATACTGGTGATTTGGTGAAAATTTCCTTACTGGATGGGTTCCGTTCTACCATTGTAAATCCAATTCAGGGAGAGGGTATAAGTGGTTATCCTAATGGAGGCCAGAATCTATATAATAGTAAGGAGCCTCTGATTATAAAAATGTATGATAAAAAGAATGATCTAACAGCCATCCTTTCGTATTCTTGTCAATCCGGGAAAAAGGTAATGCTGCAGGCTCCTACAAGAGAACGGATTGATAAAATAGAACATAAGAATGGCATCCTGCTGGAGGCTTGTATTGAAGATTACAATGTTCCGGCCTATATTAAAGTATTTAACGGCTTGAAAGCAAAAATCATTTATAAAAGCAACCGGAAGGACATGGAGGTTGGAAGGATTCGTAGTGAGAGGATAAGCTATAAAAATTCTGAAGGAGTAGACCTTACCGGTATTTTGTATTACCCTTTGGATTTCACAGATCTAAAGCGTTACCCCATGATCACTATTGTCTATGCGAGACAAAGCCACTTTGGCAATCAGTATCTGCGAGATGGGTTTTTCGAACGTACGGAGGGTCTGAACATACGTTCTTATCTTGAGGGTGGTTATTTTGTGTTTCTTCCTGATATTGTTTTTGACAAAAGAGGGACTGGATTCTCGGCTCTGGATTGTGTGAACAGTGCTCTCGATGCTGTAGCTGGATTGAAGTCCATTGATTTTAAAAGACTGGGACTCATAGGGTATTCCCATGGAGGATATGAAACTAATTTTATAGCCACCCATTCAGACCGGTTTAAAGCCTATGCCTCGGGAGCAGGAAACAGTGATTTGGTACGGTCTTATTTTTCATATAATTACAATTTCCTGAGGCCTTTTTACTGGCAGTTTGAAAATGGACAGTATAAAATGCCTGGAAGTTTTAAGGACTATAAGGAACTGTATATTCAAAACAGTCCGATCTATAGTGTATCCGAAATCAGTGCGCCTATTTTCTTATGGACAGGAGTCAATGACAGAAATATAGACTGGAATCAGGTCATGGAGTTTTATATTGGATTGAAAAGAAATAAAAAAGAAGTCGTCGCCTTGTTTTATCAGAATGAGGCTCATGGATTCCTGAAGCGGTCCAATAAGATAGATATCGCCCGAAGAGTAGAGCAGTGGTTTGAATATCACCTTAAAGATGGGATAAAAGCTGATTGGATGAAGGGAAGTGATAAACGGGATTAA
- a CDS encoding DUF6520 family protein, translated as MKKFILPVAIVMIGATSALASNVSKSNTKIPATGYVFRPAAAIKCVNAHVQCDTSGNVMCTADLGNGPEQLYQRISDTSCPNALFVKP; from the coding sequence ATGAAAAAGTTCATTCTGCCTGTCGCTATTGTGATGATAGGCGCAACATCTGCTCTGGCGAGCAATGTCAGCAAAAGCAACACTAAAATTCCTGCTACAGGGTATGTATTCCGCCCTGCAGCAGCTATTAAATGTGTGAATGCTCATGTTCAATGTGACACATCAGGGAATGTTATGTGTACCGCAGATCTGGGAAATGGGCCCGAACAACTCTACCAGAGAATCAGTGATACCTCATGTCCCAATGCACTTTTTGTAAAACCTTAA